Proteins from a single region of Pseudomonas quebecensis:
- a CDS encoding co-regulatory protein PtrA N-terminal domain-containing protein: MKATNVVILTLSLAISSLALAEGGGDRAVERMEQARQTAMATGKSAPGAEAQENIAQEKLKAEKQPHHC; encoded by the coding sequence ATGAAAGCAACCAACGTTGTGATTCTTACACTCAGTTTGGCTATATCGTCCCTGGCCCTTGCCGAAGGTGGCGGCGACCGTGCGGTTGAGCGCATGGAACAAGCTCGCCAGACGGCAATGGCCACCGGAAAGTCTGCCCCCGGAGCTGAGGCGCAAGAAAATATTGCACAAGAGAAGCTCAAGGCTGAAAAGCAGCCTCACCATTGCTGA